The Leucobacter viscericola sequence TCATAGGGTGATGCCTTGTAAAGCAGCAGTCCAGTAGCGGGGTCCACCTGGATCAAGGTCTGCTGCTTGGTAGCGACCAAGCTCTCCATTTCACCGACTCTAGCGCACGCAACAAGCTAAGGCGTCGCAAAGCTACGTTTCATACCGTCACCGTATGAGTCTCGGGTGACCACGAGCACGTATGAAGAACCGTTATTTAGCGGCAGGGTGCGATCCTGACGCGCTCTGCCAGAGCCGTCCGAAATCTGGGGGTCCATATTTGCGGGTGCGTGCGAGCGCATCACCTGAGATCGGTGTATCTGTTTTGAGTTTTCGCGCGGGACGCCCGTAGTTGCATGCTGCATTCACGCCACCGGTCCACCGGTTGAGTCTTATGCGCAAGTTGAGCTCAAGTTTAATGATGAACTCCCGCATTCCCGCACCTCCGTATCGAGTCTAGAAACACAAAAAGCCCCACTCAATCGAGTAGGGCTTGGGACACACTTCTAGCGCGTAATCCCAGCATACACGATTGTCCGCGACATAGCATCAGCCGCGGACATGGACCGATGCGGCGACTCGACTAGTTCTAGTCTTCCCCAAGGAATTTGTCGGGGTCCACTCGGTTCTCTTCGTCTAGCCGTTTCTGCATTTCAGTTCGGCCAAGGCGCATCGTATCGGCCACGAAATTGCGGTAAGCGTTAGTTGCGAACGTGTTGATCACCCAGTTCACTATTCGCACCACCGCTGTGTCTCGCCACGCCTGCTTGTATCCGCTCACGTATGGAAACTCGCTCACTTTTCGCCTTCATTCCTTCTTCGGGATCGTGTCATACTCTTCAACGGCAATGACGAGACTTGCAGCAAAGTAATATCGCTTGCCGCCTCGACTACACCAGCCAGAAACGGGGATCTGGTCTCCGTCTAGTGGCCCAACTGTGTCTATCTCGAAGCCGTTTGGTGCTCCTTTCGTCGTGAGATCAGCTTCGTAAATCAGCGCTTTGGCTATCTCATTTTCAATGTCGCTTGCTTCCATAGGCGTATTGCTCATCGCCCTTCCTTTCGTTTGGTGGTTATGTGGCTGCGTGTAGCGCCACGAAATCGACTTCATGCCCGACAGCCTGCGCGAGCTCAATAAGGTCGGATTGGGTTGCCCACATGCGCCCGCAGCAGTGGCATTCAGCCACCAACGCGCGCCCTGCCTTGACTGGGATGCGGATAGCGGCCTGCACTGTCGTTATGGGCACATCTTCATTCCCGCGGCGCTCGTAGGTGGTAGTCGCGTGGTAGCGCTCGCCGCAGTCCGGGCAGTTCACCGTGATCTCTTTCTCGTGGGGTGGATCAAACAGATCCTCGATCTTCCACACCCACTGATCGAACTTCGCAAGCAGGCGCTCGGCATAGTCTTCCTCGATGCGATTGCCCGCAAGCTCGGCCTGAACGGTGGCGAGCATCTTCGGGACTAGCTGCAGTAGGTCGCCCGTGTGCGGTTGCCGGTATTCGTTGAGTTGCGCTCGCACGTAGCCGTCGATCTCTTCGTACAGGTCAAACGCCTTGTAGTTGAGCATCGACCCGTCCCCGCCACCACGAGTACCACCAGCACCGATAGACGCATACCGGGCATCCCACAGCATCGACAGCAGCGGATCCGCCACCGCCTGCCGATCCCCCAGCGACACCTCATGCACCTGCGTCAAACGCTCCACCGCGCGCGCTGCAACCCCGTAATTCACTTCAGCATCCCCTCAAGCCTCGATTTGCGGTCAGCAACATCGTTCAGCGCATTCCGCTTCAACAGCAACAACGCTTCATCGAGCGCTTTGGCTTCTTCCTTACTCAGCGGCCTCATGCGTTGACGATTCCAAGAGCCCTGCACCGCAATCACGAGCTTCCCAGTATCAAACGCACACTGAAGATCCCGCGCGACACAAAGCCAACGCTCAGCCTCAACTACGCGGCCACGCTCACGCTCAAACTCCGCCAATTTCGACACCATCGGTTTCCCCCTTCGCAATCCTGATTACCGGCGCAGCCGCTACGGTCAAAGAATGCCGCCGACAACAATCAGAACGACCAACACCAACGCAATTCCCACCCCAGTTGCGGCCCCCGCAGGTGTGACCGGTTCACGCGACTTCCCAACAAGAGACACCAATGAGAGCGCTCCAAAAACGATCCACCCAACTACAACCCACAGCATCCACGTCATCTGTTCCTCCCTGAAACACGAAAGGGCTCCACCCGAAGGTGAAGCCCTAGAAACACGAAAACCCCCACGTCACCGTGGAGGCTCAAGAGGGTACAGTCGTACCCTCCACTGAGATCCATGTTAACAGAGATCGAACACATCTACGAGAGCGGCAAAGACCTAAGGTAAGTAACTTTGCGCACCCGTGTCATCTGACACACCTGACCGCGCACCCCTTCGCTGGTGTGAGAAACCTAACACCCAACGACCTGAACCAGCTGTCCCAAATCGGGACACGTAATTGAAGCAGTCCGAATTGTTCCGACCCGAAAAGTTGCGATAAACGGGAATCACGGAATAGCCGGATCCACGCTCATGGGAGTTTCCGTCATCTGCGGGAACTCCCGCGGATGGGCTCGAGCTATTGGAGAATCTTCCAATATCGGCGGCAGCTTCCCCAACAGGGAAAGGTAACCGCGGCAAAGTTTGCCGAGGTTATTACCCTGTGCAAACTTTGCACCGGCTGAAGGGTCTGCGGAGTCGGCACACTCCTGCGGCGAGCGCGTCTTTCAACGGCTCAGGCAACATCAATCGAAGTCATGTTGCCTGAATGTTGCCTGACCTACTTTTGGGCGTGCTCGGTGAGAATGCGGCGTGCCTCGAAAACCAAGTCAGGCGTTACGATCAGGTCGTATCGCGTCGCGACCATCTGCATGACCGACGAGAAGTCGCGGCGGTTACGGTTCATCGCGTACGACAGCACACCAAAGAGCATGCCGAAACCCGCACCGATCGCCAACGCCGCAATAAACACACCCATAATCGCTGCGTTATCGGGCTGGAAAATGAAGAGCAAGAGGCCCAGGAACAAGCCAAGGTACGCGCCCGAGAGAGCGCCCATCAACGCAACCCGCCCGTAGGTGAGACGGCCGGTGACCCGCTCAACACTGCGCAGATCGTTGCCAAGAATGCTGATCTGCTGCACGGGAAAGCTCGCGCGTGCAAGCACGTCGACCGCGTGCTTCGCGTCTTCGTAGCGATCGTAGGTTGAGATGATCTCACCCTTCGGCAGTTCCGGCGTCTGCATCTGGCGGCGGGAATTGCCCGGGTTCGGTGTGCTCATGTCACGATTCTTCCACAGCCCGGCTATGTTCTGGCTGCTAGACGATTCAGCGCGCGGCGAACGGCACGACCACCTGCGGGTACCCCGGCACCGGGATCGAACGCACAGACAGGTCCGCGAGCGACACCAGAGTCAGGCCGTCCCAGCCCTCATCTCGGGTGTTACCGCCGCCAAGGGCCGCGAATTCGCCTCCCGCGGCATCGGTCCACACGGCGACCGTCTCGTGCGGCGGCGACACTGGGACGACTTGTTCGTTGCCACTATCAAGATCCAGAATCGACAGGTTCGGCTCTCCACTCGCGTTGCCAAAGGCACCGGTTCCAACCGTCAGCAGCTTTCGCCCCGCCAGTGCGGTGCCGTGCGAGTGCGAGTTCGCCTTACTCTTCAGAGTGGTCACCGAACCGCTTAGCGGATCAAGCCGAGCCACCACGAGCCCCTGGTACGGCAGCAGAATCGTACCGTCGGCATCAACGGCACCGTAGTGCGGCTTCTCCCACGACGCGAGGCCACCCTCGGTTCCAAAGGGCGCCACTGTGTGCTGCGTTGGTTTCAGCGTCGCGGCGTCGACCACGGTCACGGTGAAGCCATCGTGGTCGACCGTTGCGGCCCACGATCCGTCGGGGGCGACCAGCACATCAAACGGGCGCATGCCAACGGGCACGGAACCAATAAACGCTCCCTCTGCCGTATCGAACACCTCAAGGTTGTCTTTGCCATCACCGGTCGTCACGGCAACGTACACGCGACTGCCATCGGGGGCGACCGCTAGTCCGAGCCCACCCGGTCGATACTCCCCCACCGACTGCATCGGGGCTGGGTGCTGATACTGCACAAGCGCGGTGCGTTTTCCGGCGGCAAGGTCCACCACGGCAAGCCCCTCGGACGTCGCGGCATATGCCGTTCCAGTCTCGTTGTGCACCCCGACTCCCCACGGTGCACCACCAACCGAGATGGTGCGAACGCCAGCGTCTGCGTCGGGCAGCGAAGGATCAATCACCGCGAGTTCAGCTTTCTTCGCGAGTGACGCGAGCAGCAACACAGGGGCGGCCTCGGGCTCAGGAAAAGTCTCGGCAACCTCGGTCGACTTCGGTTCGGGATCGGCGGATGGCTTCGATCGCGGCGCCTCAGATGCGCACGCGGCCAACCCGAGCACCAGCCCAAGCGCCGACGCCCCAAGGGCTACGCGCCGGGCGATCCCAAATCTCTTCGCAGTCATCAGACAAGTGTCCCGGTCTCGCCTCAACAATGCCTGAGCAGTCTCAGCCAGACCGCGCGCGCCACCCGGCTCGGGGCGCTACCTTAGAGGTGTGAGTACTACGAGGGTCTTTGTGGGGCGTCTGGCCGGGCGCGGTGTGTTTGATCCCGCTGGCGACCGCATCGGCAAGGTGCGCGATGTTCTGATCGTGTATCGCGCGTCGAGCGCGCCGCGGGTTGTTGGCCTCATCGTTGAGATTCCGGGTAAACGCCGAGTTTTTGTGCCCATCAGTCGTGTCACCTCGATCGGTTCGGGCCAGGTCATTGCGACCGGGCTCATCAATGTTCGCCGCTTCGAGCAGCGCGGCGGCGAAACCCGCATGATTGCGGAGCTCGTCGGCCGTGAGGTGTGGCTCGCAAGCGAACAGGCTGGCGGCACCCCGATCAAAGCCACGATCGAAGACGCCGCGATCGAACGAGCGCGCAGCGGCGAGTGGCTAGTGTCAAACGTGTTTGTGCGACTGCCAAAGCCAGCCGGCCCCTTCAGCAAGGGTGACGCTCGCATCGTGAAGTGGGCCGACATCCAGCTGCCCAGCGCCAACGCGGCGGAGCAGTCCGCAGAGTTGCTGATCCAGACCCTGGTCGATCTCAAGCCAGCCGACCTCGCAGAGGCGCTGCTTGAACTCCCCCGGCAGCGCATGCTCAGGGTGGTTGAAGAACTACCGGATGAGCGTGTTGCCGACGCCCTCGAAGAGATGACGGAACCGGATCAGCTTGCGCTGCTCGCGCAGATTGCACCGAACCGAACCGCCGACGTGCTCGACCGCATGGAGCCCGACGACGCGGCCGACCTCATCGCTGCGCTGCCTGCCGCCAAGGGTGAAGAGCTGCTCGAACTCATGGAGCCGGAAGAGGCTGAAGATGTGCGCCGCCTGCTCGAGTACGACGCCGACACCGCGGGTGGCCTCATGAGCCCCTCGCCGATCGTGCTCTCGGGTGAATCAACCGTCGCGGAGGGCCTCGCAATGATCCGCCGCGCCGAGATCCCGCCGGCGATGGCCTCGGCCGTCTACGTCACTCACCCGCCGTACGAGACCCCCACGGGCGAGTACCTGGGCATGGTGCACTTCCAGCGCATGCTGCGTTTCCCGCCGCACGAGCGCCTGAGCGCGCTTCTCGACGCTGAAATTGAGCCGCTCTCCGCGAGCGCAAGCGCGGCCGAGGTGTCACGCCGACTCGCAAGCTACGACCTCGTTGCGATGCCCATCATCGACGACCAGGATCGTCTCGTCGGAGTGGTCACGGTCGACGACGTGCTCGACCACCTGCTGCCCGATGACTGGCGCCACGCAGACAACGAAGAATCGAACACAACGACCGCGGAGGCCGCACGATGAACCTCTTCAAGCGGGATCTGAATCTCGACGCACCTCTCGCCTCGGGCACACGCGCCGCCCGTCAGACACGCGGCAGCCGCGAAAACGGGCGCAACGAACGCTTCGGCCGCTGGACCGAGGGCATCGCTCGAGGCATGGGCACACCGTGGTTTTTGATGATCCTCACCCTCGTCTGCGTGCTCTGGCTCGCGTGGAACTCGTTCGGCCCCGAGGAGTGGCGCTTTGACTCGGCGGCGCTCGGCTTCACCGCGCTCACGCTGATCCTTTCGCTGCAGGCCTCGTATGCTGCGCCAATGATCCTGCTCGCCCAGAACCGACAGGACGACCGTGACCGCGTGCAGATCGAGCAGGATCGCCAGCGCGCCGAGCGCAATCTCGCAGACACGGAGTACCTCGCCCGAGAGGTTGTCGCCCTGCGG is a genomic window containing:
- a CDS encoding general stress protein, yielding MSTPNPGNSRRQMQTPELPKGEIISTYDRYEDAKHAVDVLARASFPVQQISILGNDLRSVERVTGRLTYGRVALMGALSGAYLGLFLGLLLFIFQPDNAAIMGVFIAALAIGAGFGMLFGVLSYAMNRNRRDFSSVMQMVATRYDLIVTPDLVFEARRILTEHAQK
- a CDS encoding YncE family protein — encoded protein: MTAKRFGIARRVALGASALGLVLGLAACASEAPRSKPSADPEPKSTEVAETFPEPEAAPVLLLASLAKKAELAVIDPSLPDADAGVRTISVGGAPWGVGVHNETGTAYAATSEGLAVVDLAAGKRTALVQYQHPAPMQSVGEYRPGGLGLAVAPDGSRVYVAVTTGDGKDNLEVFDTAEGAFIGSVPVGMRPFDVLVAPDGSWAATVDHDGFTVTVVDAATLKPTQHTVAPFGTEGGLASWEKPHYGAVDADGTILLPYQGLVVARLDPLSGSVTTLKSKANSHSHGTALAGRKLLTVGTGAFGNASGEPNLSILDLDSGNEQVVPVSPPHETVAVWTDAAGGEFAALGGGNTRDEGWDGLTLVSLADLSVRSIPVPGYPQVVVPFAAR
- a CDS encoding magnesium transporter MgtE N-terminal domain-containing protein, with protein sequence MSTTRVFVGRLAGRGVFDPAGDRIGKVRDVLIVYRASSAPRVVGLIVEIPGKRRVFVPISRVTSIGSGQVIATGLINVRRFEQRGGETRMIAELVGREVWLASEQAGGTPIKATIEDAAIERARSGEWLVSNVFVRLPKPAGPFSKGDARIVKWADIQLPSANAAEQSAELLIQTLVDLKPADLAEALLELPRQRMLRVVEELPDERVADALEEMTEPDQLALLAQIAPNRTADVLDRMEPDDAADLIAALPAAKGEELLELMEPEEAEDVRRLLEYDADTAGGLMSPSPIVLSGESTVAEGLAMIRRAEIPPAMASAVYVTHPPYETPTGEYLGMVHFQRMLRFPPHERLSALLDAEIEPLSASASAAEVSRRLASYDLVAMPIIDDQDRLVGVVTVDDVLDHLLPDDWRHADNEESNTTTAEAAR
- a CDS encoding DUF1003 domain-containing protein, producing MNLFKRDLNLDAPLASGTRAARQTRGSRENGRNERFGRWTEGIARGMGTPWFLMILTLVCVLWLAWNSFGPEEWRFDSAALGFTALTLILSLQASYAAPMILLAQNRQDDRDRVQIEQDRQRAERNLADTEYLAREVVALRLAMKELPDREFVRAELRALLADLELERNTADQDPEAPGLQR